A region from the Tachyglossus aculeatus isolate mTacAcu1 chromosome Y4, mTacAcu1.pri, whole genome shotgun sequence genome encodes:
- the AP1S1 gene encoding AP-1 complex subunit sigma-1A: MMRFMLLFSRQGKLRLQKWYLATSDRERKKMVRELMQVVLARKPKMCSFLEWRDLKVVYKRYASLYFCCAIEGQDNELITLELIHRYVELLDKYFGSVCELDIIFNFEKAYFILDEFLMGGDVQDTSKKSVLKAIEQADLLQEEDESPRSVLEEMGLA; encoded by the exons ATG ATGCGGTTTATGCTGCTGTTCAGCCGGCAGGGAAAGCTGCGGCTGCAGAAGTGGTACCTGGCCACGTCCGACAGGGAACGCAAGAAGATGGTCCGGGAGCTGATGCAGGTGGTTCTGGCCCGCAAGCCCAAGATGTGCAGCTTCCTGGAGTGGAGGGACCTCAAGGTTGTCTACAAGAG GTATGCCAGCCTCTACTTCTGCTGCGCCATCGAGGGCCAAGACAATGAGCTCATCACCCTGGAGCTGATCCACCGATACGTCGAACTGCTGGACAAGTATTTTGGCAGC GTGTGCGAGCTGGACATCATCTTCAACTTCGAGAAGGCGTACTTCATCCTGGACGAGTTCCTCATGGGCGGGGACGTGCAGGACACGTCCAAGAAGAGCGTCCTGAAGGCCATCGAGCAGGCCGACCTGCTGCAGGAG GAGGACGAATCACCACGGAGcgttctggaggagatgggactggcctaa